In the genome of Arachis hypogaea cultivar Tifrunner chromosome 9, arahy.Tifrunner.gnm2.J5K5, whole genome shotgun sequence, the window GTCATACATTTCAACAATCCACTCAATAGTTTCCAACAACAAGTCACTAAACCTCAACCTTCCATATCatacaacttatcctatggtcatctaacctaagctttcacaagacattacatattatctacgagaaactaaaaccatactttggccaatTTCTCTTTAAGCCAGAAGCACCTTAGTTTCACTGTTTCCTTAAACTTTCACTTCACCACAATCATACCAACATAAGTTTATGTAACTATTGTCTTTGACAACGGTTTTAACACCATTGTCTTTTGTAATTATTGACaacaatttttttgtattatataattttttatttacaatagttttctcgtgaatgaaattaatttcagttttttttaattatttagtgtcaataaataatctaaactatttgaatcaagtcactaaagaaaaataattgaacatttcccatcaaatttaacttataaaaattgtTGTAAGATCCACAATATCATCTAAGTTtgcaatgaaaaaatgaacttcaACAGCAACACTGTAAATACCGTTGTCTGAGGCCATCTAATAGAACagttttaaagtgtagcatttcggcaacggttttaatgcgtttcttttgtacaatactttaaacaacaaaaaaaaccgttggttaaaaataaatcattgtAACAGTTATAAAACTGtttttttaaaatagtcaaagagaatggttttaatttgttgctataaaataatgaaaaattgaattcaacagTAATACTAcaaaaaaccgttgtctaaaactatctaagagaacggttttaaggcgTTGCAAAATTTGGCGTTGCTAAAGGCCATATTTGTGGTAGTGACACTTTCTTCCCTGTTCCCTCTAGCAtttgcggaatttataacccataaactaactggcaagtgcaccaagtcgtaccaagtaatacctcaggtgagtgagggtcgatcctacgaggattgatggattaagcaacaatgattgagtgattggcttagtcagacaagcagaaaatggcaattgggtttcaattacattaaacagtaaattcaaagAATTAATAAAGCTAGTAGTAAATCGGTGTAAATAAtatgggagaaaacagttaaggttttagagatgtttattttccggattaatttttcttaccaactattttaatcatgcaagattcaattcatggcaaactatatgtgactaaaccctaatttcttagacctttttagtctcctctaaccttcatcaactatcaatttcttggtcacttcattccaattagagggttaagtttaaATCTAGTTTATGGGCCATagaaaccctaattatccaaatataagaggattatatgtcacgtatcccattatgTCTAGATAATTAGTGAattaggagaatttgttttcaagttgttgttcaggtaaattgcttttccaagttctacaagaactcaattagaataagggtcatacttccgttccacccagattcataagatgaagaacgaaaataattcttgaaattgaattcaatacatgaattaaaatagaaatataatagtattaatccatagagtAAACAgatctcctaaccttaacagtggaggtttagttgctcaaggtttagagagaaaaactaggGTTCTGAAAAGCTGTAAATTCGGATTGTagtaagagagaagagaagagcccaaagggctgattctttttccttttatatctaatcctaattaatgtaaaatatattttctagaactaaataatatcttttcctatttgtaaataaaataaagtttaaataaaaaagcTAAATAAATCTTCGAAGCATTCAAGTGAAGCGTGGGGACCATGTCTTGATTCAAGGTTGGCACCTAAGTTGGAgattccaagttaggcgccactgtggaattccaagttaggcgccacctagGCTGAACGCTATTGTGGAGTTTGTGGTTCTGGCGCATAACTTGAGAAATTCTAAGTTAGGTGCCACCTTGATCGTACCAAATAGGAGGAAAGTGTATACTATtttatatcgttggaaagctctagaatttAAGTTTCCAATATCGCTAgaatcacatcaattggacctctgtaactcaagttattttcattggagtgcaaggaggtcagaattaacagcatcattcactttcttttctttttctacagaaactccatcaaatccatccgaatgctacatGAAATAAACAGAGTTACACACAACTTAAAGTagtatccatagtggctaaaagatttttaaatcttgattaaatttAACAAttcgaatgcaaattcactagaaaaagatagaaaagatgctcacgcatcaacatTCAATGTGATTCCCTTTCTTTTGGGGAAAGAGTGGCTAAAGCCACATATTAATGTGGtgttgggttgggccttgggtttATTTAggtccggttcaattggttcgatCCGTTCGTTCTAATTTTGGGCTAAAACTTTTGAAATTAgtgtaaaaaatcatattttaattatttcttccattataaattaaaaattttaattttctaatatctttaaataataattaatttattgattaattatttataaatgtgCGAATTTTACAAACCCCAAATCCAAGCACGAGGACTTGCCTTATTGTCCAGAAGATTTGTAGGAGGCTTACGGATGGGAGCAAACCCAGAGAACCGCTCAAAAATAAAGAGTTAAAGAAATATTTGATCAATGAAAGCCAATATTAGAAAGCGACCATGAGTAATTTTGAGTTGCTCAGAAAATTGATCAAGCCGCATATATAAACTGCCCAGATAGAGAGAAGCTAGTCGCAGACGTTCTCCTCCAGTGATCAAGCAAGCTAAGAGAAACACCCCATAGCTCATACACTCATACACCGATCCCCAAAATACATATTTATTTAATCAATAAGCTATAAACGCTGGTTTCCTAAGATCTGAAGGAATAGTAAGGACAAACTCACCATtgagaaaatcacaaaaaaaaacgaGACTAGTTAGAGTAAGAATACCTAACAGTAATCTTCCTCTTGGAATCTTGCGTCTCGCCAACCACCTCTTTTCCCTTGGAGGACCCACGAGTCTTTGTATGCTTATCCTTGGAAGAAGATTTCTTAACAGCTTACCCTTGGACAACTCTTTTGCATATTGACCAGTATTACTTAAACTCATTTGAAGATGTCTCACAAGCTTAAGTAGATCATAGTCTGGACGAAAAAGAGTGAGATCTACATGACCAAACACCAACAGTTGAAGAAGAACCACAACATCTTCTAATGTGGGTGGAAACTCACCCCCAAGAAGTAAAAAAACGTGTGAGTCAAAGAACACCACCGCTGCCAAAATAAACTCATATCATATCCAGTTCGTTGAACACCCAAGCCTGCCAAGAAGAAATCAATTAGTTCTTATTCAATatatagtaacaaaataaagaaGTGATAAGAATCAATTATGATAATAGATGGTAGAGAACAACCAACCTGCGGATGTACGGATAGCTTCAGCAACACCAGCAAACTTCAATCTCCTCAGAACATTACCACTCTCCTTAAACAATACTGTGAATACCCACTTCTACCAAATCTTATTCATGTGAGTAGTTGCTTTAGATTTGAAAGATGTCCATAGAAATTCTTGGCGCTTCAACCGAGAACGAAGTAGAACAACGTCTGCTTGATATGAAGACTTCTCAATAAATTCACCTAAAACTCTACAATATGATTAATCAAagccaaattttataattttatccgtATCTGATAACGAGCCAGAGGAAAGAGGGTCcagaaaaggttttttaatgaaaGAAGGATCCACAATAGTAGCCCTGTTGTTTGATGGTTTAACCTAAGGTCAGGGACAGATTCAGAAAATCTGATGCCACATGCTTGAGGAACATCGTCCATATCATCCATAGTAGAGTCGGTACCCAAACTATTATTAGAGTCCTCTGGGTCACTATCCACTATCTCAACGAGTTTCACAAGATACTTGACAACAAAAAGAAACAAGtcctaaaaagaagaagaagagcaacaacaaaaTAGAGTAAATATCAAGATCACATGAATAATATCAACAATAAAAATACTCAACACCAATAGCAAAATCAAAAGAGTACCAATATCATCACAATTCCAGCAGTAAAAAATCCAAGAACACCAactcaaaatataaaagagaaaattgtAGAATACTCAAGGCAATCTTTGCCCAATTCACAAAGACACATATTGTCAAAAATTTTCAACTATGTATCAACAACTATAATTTCATCATATTCTTTACTTGATAAGACCACTAATTCTTTATAgggttatgctacgtgtacaccaaaattagccaccaaagtcagtcactagtataaaatacatgctgTAATACAAagacacattgaaaataaattaaaccacacatgtatttatatacaaatacatcgatgactgattttagtggctaattttggtgtacaaatagcaGTTTCCTTCTTTACATCCTCGCAATATCATATTTCATTTGGTGAAGTATATGAAAGTATTGCAGGACATTATAAATTTATAGCTTTGAGAGAATACGAATATTGAATACTAGTAAATTATTCTAATTGAAgaaatttattatcaaattactCATGCTATAACAAATctttcttaatatttttaaatatttattttttagttacaAATGAGTATTACTCATCATTTTTAATTCgagtaaaagacaaataggttcTTGACCTTTTTTCTATGGATATTTTCATCCTCGAAGAATTGGAAAATACATTCATATCCCTGACTTCTGTAAAATGTGGACAAATGAACCCTTTCGTTGAATTCACTGCGTTTGACCTGACGAAAAACTCTGACGTGGCAAAGGTGGAGCTGACCTGTCTGTTACAAGATGGCATGTGGCTCTGAGCTTTTAGAAATTGGATATATTAGTCCCCAGGAAAGAAAATGACGCCGTTTCACCACCTTGCTCGAATAATCCACTCTCCTTGCCAGGGAAGGTGAAGCTGCCGATGCGGAGCTTTTGTCACCCCACCCATCGTTGCTCTTTAGAAACCACAGCTTCCCAGCCACAGGTGACACAACTAAAACAACATCATTGCTCTTCAAAGCGACGGCATCAGCGCTAATCAGATCGTCGTTATGCGGTGCCGTCTTCAGCATCCACCTTGAACATCTTTCCCGTATTCGATTGCACCACCAATAAGTAATCGTTGCTGACGTAAGCGATGCCATTGAGGCCGCATAAACTATACCATGCTTCACGGTCCACTGGGTGTTCTGTGAACCTACGAGAGTTAGATAAGATCGAAGCTTCTTCTTTGTCGTTGACTTTCCAGATGAAGTTTTCTGCGGAGTTAGTGACGTAAGCGTTTCCCTTGAAGTCCACCGTGACCTCTTTTGCGATTGCTTCGTCGGAGCCATCGGATTCACCGTTGCTGGCGGGGGAGAGGAGGGAAAGGAATAGGCGTTGGCCGGAGCGGAGGTCGTAGGCAGTGAGGGCGTTGAAGGGATGGAGAGGTTTGAGCGCGTTGAGTACACCGAGGACACGGTTGTTGCATGAATCGACAGCGGGCCCCAAAACAGTGACATTTTCTGGGAGAAAAGGATCGGAGATTAGAATTTCCACTACGCCAGCATCAGAGACGGTGGAGATTGTGCGGTGGCATAGagagctgaccaaaaagtgttgtCCGCTGGAATCCCAAGCGAGGCCTTCGGGGAAGAGGTTGGGTGACCGGAATGTGATTACGTGGCTGTTTTTGGCGAGTGAAGTTGAGATCCCGACGGCGGAGAGAAGGAATAAAAGGATTGTTGTAGTGAGGCACCGGAGACGAGTGGGGACTTCAGAGACCCACGGCAGCCGTGGAGGGCTGCGAAGAGGGTTGAAAGGCGGTGAGTGTTTGAGGAGAGAAGCTGAGCTGGCAAGGAGAGTGGATTATTCTAGCAAGGTAGTGAAACGGCGTCCTTTTCTTCCCTGGGACTAATATGTCCAATTTCCAAAAGTTCAGAGCCACGTGTCATCCTGTAACGGACAAGTCAGATCCACCTTTGCCACGTCAGAATTTTCCATCAGGTCACACACAGTGAATTCAATGGAAGGGTTCATTTATCCACGTTTTACAGAGGTCAGAGACATGAATATATTTTTCATTCTTCGAGGACAAAAATGTCCGCAAAAAAAGGTCAGAgacctatttatcttttactcCAATTTTTTTCTATTGTGTGACGCCattaaaaacatatataattGAGGACATGACATTTAAAGTTACAAGTTGAAGGACATTGTCATAGAACTCCTGTAGCTGATTCTAGAATTAACAATCTAATATACATGAGGGTTGAGATAAGTTACatgagaataaaaaaaagttacattCAAATGCAAAGACAAAAAATACAATAACAAGGATTCAGAGTAATAATAATTCAGAGTAACAAGACTTCAGAATAACAAGGTTCAGAAtaataaaaatctgaaaaataTAATAGCAGAAATTCAAATACTAGAATTCCATATAAGAAAATAAGAGTACACCTCATATGACAAAGGAGAAGAAAgctaaaaaaaaggtaaaaaagaaaaagaaaaaaaatcttaccaACATAGAAgacaaaacaaatataaatataagaatgTCTCTTCTCCAAAAAGAAGCTCCTACTTATTAAGGAAGATAAAAAGTCTAATGGTGGTGGTGATAATAGTAGTGGTACTGGAGAAGATAATGCCCTAATAGAAAAAATGATGAATACTCTTTCCTCTTTTGTTTTTAgtgcttctctttctctttttagcTCTCTCTAAACTCAAGCCAGGTACCTAAAATTTAAaacgaattaaaattaaaaggtaagagtttttttccttatattttcttttttaataataataataataataataataataataataataataataactcaaatcatatcatcttttttttaattcaaaaataataataatatgtatatagatatatacaacttttaaaaataaataaataaatacatacaaaTATATTGTGAatctatttgtttatttttttatttatttttctattaacatttaaaatttttacaaaatagcATTTTTTTATGAATACACAATaatattcaaatcatataaatatatttgtattttaatatcataatatatataaatatgcatataattataataaaaaaataaataaaagaggagAGATTTGATTATTTGGAGTAATATGTTAAaaacttattattattgttattattttataatatatatatatatatatataataaatttaatagttCTATAAAGTACAAAAAATTTAATGCAGTATAAAGGAACACTGGACTCAAAGACTATAATtgtatactaaaaatataaattttttgtatataaataattttaaaataatttaaaaatatgataaaaaaaagtcaagtttTTTTTATAGGTGTTGAGTAAAAGGATGAAACGCAAAAAAACACATGAGGAGTTAAATTTTTTTCAGTAGAAACTAAATTGGTGGAAGTGGATTGATTGAATTTAGAGTGTAGAAAGTGTCATCTAGTTAAAAAGAAATCAAATTAGATGTCCCTTCACTAATATCATATATTCTGAAAACCTTTTTTACTCAGACAATTTTTTGCTACTATACCGACACCTAGGATAGAACTTTAACTTAATTTGTGGAATCaactttttctatttttagttaaaaaaagacTCCAAATAATAGAAATGCTTAAAAATATTTTCCGTCAACTATCTTATTTAGTAACAAGCTTTGAGATAAAAAGAGTAGGTTAAACATCACATTATAATCATTGGACAATGTACTCCCTCCTCAAAATAGCTTTACAATATAAAAGGACTTCAACTCACTTTTCTTgggagaattttttttaaattaaaaagcttATAtccatctttttctctctctttctttcaattgttctttattttattcatcaaCTTCATACATATATAAATTAGTATTTGGATGTTCTACTAAAATATCCGACATCAAAATTTGTCCactctaaaaaaatttattcatcttcttataatattaataaaaatctcaacacttattctccacctctatttcttatcattaatttttgtgttgtttatttatcatgaataaaaatatattttttataaatttatttatctttaatctctcattttaatttttcttcactTAATCTATTTTTACAAAATTACACTCGAATCAGTTTTGCAAGGCAATCATGTTTCATCCTAATTTTCTGCGATCGATGAAGAAACATTAGGAAAAATGGTATTCTTAGATATGAAATAAATTTGACTATTCTCTATTCTAGTCCCTTATTAATCAAAATTTGTTTGTCCCTCTCTCACACACTAGATTTTATAAAGTTGATTAAAGcttaactaaaactaaaaaaatctcGTCATAATTTGATGAACTCCCTTTAAAAAGATGTTCAACTATTTCGCTCAAGGTATCCTAGAggcataataacaataatattggAGGACCCACGTCACATGGATTCACGTGCCATAGTTCCTAATCCttgattattactattattattatttaattccgATGGTGTTAGCAAGTTGGctacaacattccaaaggtgaAGTCACAATTTTATTGATGGGGCCCTCCTTTTAATCCAATAATTACTCTCACCCCCTCCATTAGAAAATcctttcccaatttaaaacaaatgAAGATTGTCCTTTTGCTTCTATTTGCCTTTCCATGTGTAAGCATAACACCATTTTCAATCTTTTGAGACTGTGGAGAAGGCAATCAATATAAGATTGCATTTAAAGAAATCCACTAAGTTGCATTAATGAAATGTCGACCACCCATAatgttaaaaaacctttttatatAAAAGTGAAGAGAGAATTGAATTTAGACTTGATGTATGGTGGTGGGGTAAATTAGAACATCACCTAAGGAAAAATCCCGGAAAATATTGGCTTTACTTTGAAGTTGTAGCCCTAGCTTTAGTTTTGATTCTGTTTATGGAACACACGTCATCTTCTATATATTCAGAGACAATGAAATGCAGTTTAAcctaattatatttttctaacaGCCAATTACACTTAAATAGGATCTACATATGTTACAATTGCtatagtagaagatgtattaTTCGTTGAAGTTATACTATCGGCTTTATATTATTAGATAGAATTTTCAATCGCATCAACAATGTCATATCCATTGGGGTGCTTATAAATCAGCAAATGACTAGTTGTCGTATtcaaacataaatattttaattgCGAAAAGAAATAATGGGTGTCAACAAAATTAAAAGGAAACCCTTCAATTAACATGGCATGCACAACATAAATTAATCAACTTCACTAATAACATATTGCTGCTTCATTATGCTCAACACTTTTTCATATGGTGATTGACGACAATATGGACCGTTGGCTTCTCTTCTATGCTAATTAACAAAAAGCTAAAATCCAAGTTAAAATTTGATTCTGTTAGCTTCGCTTTCTTTTATCACTACAAAAAATAAGGAGTTTAGCCACAGAAAAAATCGtagctaaattttaaaataacgaTAGCAACAATATATTGGCTAGAGAAAAATATTTGTGGTTAATCGGAGAAttgcatttttaatttgtcaCAATTTTGGAGTTATTAGCCACGGCTTTAAACATCGTGAAGACCTTCGAAGAGCTACGATTTGTATATCATTACTCACGCGTAATATCATGGCCAAATAAGAATAATCAAATCAAAAAATATaatcactactagaaaattaTTTATTACTGGTGCACGACATCTtaatcccaatatcaaaatcaaaatttcttatgatctcgtaccactaaccagcaagtgcattgggtcgtccaagtaataccttacgtgagtaagggtcgatcccacggagattattggtttgaaacaagctatgtttattttattattcttagtcaggatttcaattaaaattatcagtttgaattattagaaaaataaaagagcgtgaattaattacttgtaatgcagtaatggagaatatgttggagttttggagatgctttgtcttctgaatttctgtaatgtaatattccatccatggaaaagtgcaaagttccctccatggcaagctgtatatagggtgtcaccattgtcagtagctacctcccatcctctcagtgaaaatggtccaaatgctctatcacagcacggctaatcagctattggttctcgatcatgttggaataggatccattgatccttttgcgtttgtcatcacgcccagcaatcgcgagtttgaagctcatcacagccattcaatccttgaatcctactcggaataccatagacaaggtttagacttttcggatcctcaagagtggctgccatcaattctagcttataccacgaagattctgattaaggaatctaagagaagctcattcaatctgatgtagaatggaggtggttgtcaggcacacgttcatggattgaggaaggtgatgagtgtcacggatcatcaccttcttcatagttaagcgcgaatgaacatcttagatatgaacacacacgtttgaatggagaaatagaaacaattgcattaattcatcgagacgctgcagagctcctcacccccaacaatggagtttagagactcatgccgtcaaagagtatgtaattcagatctgaaaaggTCATTATATgcaaagtaaatctctaaaagttgtttaaatagtaaactagtaacctaggtttacagaaaatgagtaaactatgatagatagtgcagaaatccact includes:
- the LOC112709360 gene encoding uncharacterized protein, whose translation is MNPSIEFTVCDLMENSDVAKVDLTCPLQDDTSASLLKHSPPFNPLRSPPRLPWVSEVPTRLRCLTTTILLFLLSAVGISTSLAKNSHVITFRSPNLFPEGLAWDSSGQHFLVSSLCHRTISTVSDAGVVEILISDPFLPENVTVLGPAVDSCNNRVLGVLNALKPLHPFNALTAYDLRSGQRLFLSLLSPASNGESDGSDEAIAKEVTVDFKGNAYVTNSAENFIWKVNDKEEASILSNSRRFTEHPVDREAWYSLCGLNGIAYVSNDYLLVVQSNTGKMFKVDAEDGTA